One window of the Paenibacillus beijingensis genome contains the following:
- a CDS encoding DUF2306 domain-containing protein, whose protein sequence is MPAALLVLSAVPLAAGAFRLTELAGGAEISPANARFFASPLPVVLHILSASVYAILGAFQFVTNFRRRRPGWHRATGRLLVPFGLLVGLSGLWMTLFYPRPDGTGELLYALRLLFGSAMVVSILLGFTAIRRGDVIRHRAWMMRGYAIGLGAGTQVLTQLGGALIVGPPSELSGALLMGAGWVINLAVAEWAIRMN, encoded by the coding sequence GTGCCCGCCGCACTGCTCGTGCTGAGCGCCGTTCCGCTCGCCGCCGGCGCCTTCCGCCTAACCGAGCTGGCCGGCGGAGCGGAAATCTCGCCGGCCAACGCACGATTCTTTGCGTCGCCCCTGCCGGTTGTGCTGCATATCTTGAGCGCCAGCGTGTATGCCATCCTGGGCGCGTTCCAGTTCGTAACCAATTTCCGGCGGCGCAGGCCCGGCTGGCACCGCGCGACCGGGCGGCTACTGGTTCCATTCGGACTGCTGGTTGGGCTTTCAGGGCTGTGGATGACCCTGTTCTATCCCCGCCCGGATGGCACCGGTGAGCTGCTTTATGCATTGCGGCTCCTGTTTGGGTCGGCCATGGTCGTGTCCATCCTCCTCGGCTTTACCGCGATCCGGCGAGGGGACGTGATCCGGCACCGTGCATGGATGATGCGCGGCTACGCGATCGGGCTTGGCGCGGGCACGCAGGTGCTGACCCAGTTGGGCGGGGCATTGATCGTTGGCCCGCCGAGTGAGCTCAGCGGAGCGCTACTGATGGGCGCGGGCTGGGTGATCAACCTCGCCGTGGCCGAATGGGCCATCCGTATGAATTAA
- a CDS encoding dTDP-4-dehydrorhamnose 3,5-epimerase family protein: MIEGVKVTPLKQIVDERGKIMQMLRADDPVFVNFGEIYFSFIHPGVIKGWHLHRKMILNYAVPHGHIKFVLYDARVDSPTYKMIQELYLGPDNHCLVTVPPYVWNGFKGIGTETAIVANCASIPHDAGEIVRMDPFDPAIPYDWSLKHR, encoded by the coding sequence ATGATTGAGGGTGTAAAAGTGACCCCATTAAAACAAATTGTTGATGAACGCGGTAAAATCATGCAAATGCTGCGTGCGGATGACCCCGTTTTCGTTAATTTCGGTGAAATTTATTTCTCATTCATCCATCCCGGCGTCATCAAAGGGTGGCATCTGCACCGCAAAATGATCCTTAATTATGCGGTACCTCATGGCCACATTAAATTTGTTCTGTACGATGCCAGGGTAGACAGTCCCACCTACAAAATGATTCAAGAACTATATTTAGGTCCCGACAATCATTGCTTGGTGACGGTCCCCCCCTATGTATGGAACGGATTTAAAGGTATCGGAACAGAGACGGCTATTGTCGCCAATTGTGCCTCAATTCCACATGATGCAGGGGAAATTGTGAGAATGGATCCTTTTGACCCGGCCATTCCTTATGATTGGAGCTTGAAGCATAGATGA
- a CDS encoding PQQ-binding-like beta-propeller repeat protein yields MLSKQRHSIVLLITVLTGVLLMTGVHSAWAISPAASFIGANYEETYGQGKTIMPVWRKPADIPAGSQYGTDYAASDKGSVFVLQKGKLTAFEAKSGHVRWTFGSGLQLPLYNKDGTIYVASANGYLFAVDASTGRKRWKSSAPSPGLSSITAANGQVLITNGHIRAYDISTGKLQWQDNNYWAASGPLTLTENLVLMASVESGAYTYDILRAYDRKTGKKQWEQARHNTPLIANDKAIVVDRTSTMLEQTKLPTLDTIDPKTGKIIKSVVYNPENLNEDTMEQAFGAKFVLSDGKVFLIADTKVYEYPEEADPAKTKPAIYSLQGSLDYRYAAGPYNGKLLFSNGRGVSAIKTVNNTTISFEGITNPTARFDLLNKGMYLSQTDGYVVAINLRTAKAEVRLQTGSRTFGTPLLESGMIIVQAKGQLIAFREPESLKQ; encoded by the coding sequence ATGTTGTCTAAACAGCGTCATTCCATTGTACTGCTTATCACAGTATTAACAGGCGTTCTCCTAATGACCGGCGTACATTCGGCGTGGGCCATATCTCCTGCCGCTTCGTTCATTGGAGCCAATTATGAAGAAACGTACGGACAAGGCAAGACAATCATGCCGGTTTGGCGGAAACCAGCTGACATTCCTGCCGGGTCGCAGTATGGCACAGACTATGCTGCATCGGATAAAGGCAGCGTGTTTGTCCTGCAGAAGGGTAAACTTACCGCATTTGAGGCTAAGTCGGGACATGTTCGGTGGACCTTCGGCAGCGGTCTCCAGCTCCCTTTGTACAACAAAGATGGAACCATCTACGTTGCTTCGGCAAATGGCTACCTTTTTGCGGTTGATGCTTCAACTGGCAGGAAGCGCTGGAAAAGCAGCGCACCCTCTCCCGGCTTGTCTTCGATCACGGCAGCAAACGGTCAAGTGCTGATTACGAATGGACATATCCGGGCGTACGATATCTCAACCGGTAAGCTGCAGTGGCAGGACAATAATTATTGGGCGGCGAGCGGTCCGCTGACCCTAACAGAAAATCTGGTGCTGATGGCCAGCGTAGAGTCGGGAGCCTATACCTATGATATTTTGCGAGCCTATGATCGGAAAACCGGAAAAAAGCAATGGGAGCAGGCTAGACATAACACTCCCTTGATAGCGAACGACAAGGCGATTGTTGTAGACCGGACAAGCACGATGCTGGAGCAAACCAAGCTGCCTACACTGGATACGATCGATCCGAAGACCGGAAAGATCATCAAAAGCGTCGTCTATAACCCCGAGAATCTCAATGAAGATACGATGGAGCAAGCATTCGGTGCGAAGTTCGTTTTAAGTGATGGCAAAGTCTTCTTGATTGCCGACACTAAAGTCTATGAATATCCGGAGGAAGCCGATCCGGCCAAGACGAAACCGGCTATCTATTCACTGCAAGGCAGTCTGGATTACCGATATGCCGCCGGCCCCTACAATGGAAAGCTTCTCTTCTCAAACGGCCGGGGTGTTTCCGCGATAAAAACCGTAAATAACACAACCATCAGCTTTGAAGGTATTACCAATCCGACCGCCCGCTTCGACTTATTGAACAAAGGCATGTACCTGTCGCAAACCGACGGCTATGTCGTTGCGATCAATTTGCGCACAGCCAAGGCGGAGGTTCGTCTGCAAACCGGAAGCCGTACGTTTGGAACGCCCCTGCTGGAATCTGGAATGATCATTGTTCAAGCAAAAGGGCAACTGATCGCATTTCGGGAACCGGAAAGCTTAAAGCAATAA
- the rfbG gene encoding CDP-glucose 4,6-dehydratase — MEYAPGSVETVVTGMIDPSFWKGKSVFITGNTGFKGSWISMWLHSLGANVTGYSLQPHTNPSLFELCRLYQLVPTHYADIRDKKTLTEALRKADPDIVIHMAAQPIVRESYQHPLDTYEINVMGTVNLLEAVREMAASNGRIQVFLNVTSDKCYENNEWPWGYRENDRLGGHDPYSNSKACSELVTSAYRNSFFHSGSDLKVAVATARAGNVIGGGDWSKDRLVPDCINALHHNRSIVIRNPHALRPWQHVLEPVSGYILLAQQLYLHGSAYAQAWNFGPYEQDVKSVQWIVNSLCRKWGQSASFDIQPGDHPHEAQLLKLDCSKAIAELGWKPKWHLDTALDKVVEWARAYEEQRDLLTFTLSQIDEYIHTS, encoded by the coding sequence ATGGAATACGCACCAGGCTCCGTGGAAACGGTGGTGACGGGAATGATAGACCCCTCTTTCTGGAAAGGCAAGTCGGTCTTCATCACCGGTAATACAGGTTTCAAAGGCTCATGGATCAGCATGTGGCTGCATTCGCTGGGAGCCAATGTGACAGGCTATTCGCTTCAACCCCATACGAACCCCAGCTTGTTTGAGCTTTGCCGTTTATACCAATTGGTGCCCACCCATTATGCCGATATCCGCGACAAAAAAACGTTGACTGAGGCGTTACGGAAAGCCGATCCCGATATCGTCATTCATATGGCCGCACAACCGATTGTTAGAGAATCATATCAGCATCCGCTCGATACGTATGAAATCAATGTCATGGGAACTGTTAATTTGCTTGAAGCTGTCCGCGAGATGGCAGCCAGTAACGGACGAATTCAAGTGTTCCTTAATGTCACTAGCGATAAATGCTATGAAAATAACGAATGGCCATGGGGTTATCGGGAGAACGACCGGCTTGGAGGGCATGATCCGTATTCCAACTCCAAAGCTTGTTCGGAACTCGTGACTTCGGCTTATCGAAATTCTTTTTTCCACTCGGGCTCAGACCTCAAAGTAGCGGTAGCTACCGCCAGAGCAGGGAACGTCATCGGCGGAGGCGACTGGTCCAAGGATCGGTTAGTGCCTGATTGCATCAACGCTCTGCACCATAATCGGAGCATTGTTATCCGCAACCCCCATGCTCTGCGCCCGTGGCAGCATGTGCTCGAGCCAGTGTCCGGATATATCCTCCTGGCGCAGCAATTGTACCTGCATGGATCGGCCTATGCCCAAGCTTGGAACTTCGGCCCCTATGAACAAGATGTAAAGTCGGTACAGTGGATCGTCAATAGTTTATGCCGCAAATGGGGACAGTCCGCCTCTTTCGACATTCAGCCTGGGGACCATCCGCACGAGGCTCAATTGTTAAAGCTCGATTGCTCCAAAGCTATAGCTGAGCTGGGCTGGAAGCCGAAATGGCATTTGGATACGGCGCTCGATAAAGTGGTGGAATGGGCGCGAGCCTATGAAGAACAAAGAGATCTTCTGACGTTTACATTGTCGCAGATCGACGAATACATTCATACCAGCTAG
- a CDS encoding hydroxyacid dehydrogenase, producing the protein MKIVISEWNEESGIRLLRDKGWSVLYEPELYRDPQRLRRELDEADAFIVRNQTKVDAAVINGAPRLKVIGRLGVGLDNIDLKAAEASGVKVVYAKNANAASVAEYVMGAMLTIARPLLPAHADVRRGGWARKQFTGFELYGKTVGLIGVGEIGHRLAGRAKAFGMKVIGCDPLVSPYDYPVMETGVEPVSVQRLLGDADFVSIHVPLTAQTKNLIDGNAIASMKSQAYLINTSRGGVVNETDLFAALSRRSIAGAVLDVLEREPPEPGYPLFALDNCIVTPHIAGLTNESQVRVSELVARDVIQILDEPFRI; encoded by the coding sequence ATGAAAATTGTGATCAGCGAATGGAATGAAGAGTCCGGCATCCGGCTGCTGCGGGACAAGGGATGGTCAGTCCTTTATGAACCCGAGCTTTACCGGGATCCGCAGCGGCTTCGGCGCGAACTTGATGAGGCCGATGCGTTTATTGTTCGCAACCAGACGAAAGTGGATGCCGCGGTGATAAACGGCGCGCCCCGTTTGAAAGTGATCGGCAGGCTGGGCGTCGGGCTGGACAATATCGATTTGAAGGCGGCGGAAGCGAGCGGGGTGAAGGTCGTCTATGCGAAGAACGCCAATGCCGCCTCTGTTGCCGAATATGTCATGGGGGCCATGCTTACGATAGCAAGGCCGCTGCTGCCTGCCCATGCCGATGTACGCAGAGGAGGGTGGGCGCGCAAGCAATTTACGGGGTTTGAATTATACGGAAAAACTGTCGGTCTGATCGGCGTCGGCGAAATTGGCCACCGGCTGGCTGGACGCGCCAAAGCGTTCGGCATGAAAGTGATCGGGTGCGATCCCCTCGTCTCTCCGTACGATTACCCGGTCATGGAAACGGGAGTCGAGCCGGTTTCCGTGCAGCGGCTGCTCGGCGATGCCGATTTTGTCAGCATCCACGTCCCGTTGACGGCGCAAACGAAAAACCTGATCGACGGCAATGCCATCGCGTCCATGAAATCGCAAGCTTATCTGATCAACACGTCGCGCGGCGGAGTCGTGAACGAAACGGATTTATTCGCGGCGTTGTCGCGCCGTTCCATTGCAGGTGCCGTTCTGGACGTGTTGGAACGAGAGCCTCCGGAGCCCGGTTACCCGCTTTTCGCTTTGGACAATTGCATCGTCACTCCTCATATCGCGGGGTTGACCAATGAGTCGCAGGTAAGGGTTTCCGAATTGGTTGCCCGCGATGTAATTCAAATTTTGGACGAGCCCTTCAGGATATAG
- a CDS encoding SDR family NAD(P)-dependent oxidoreductase, which translates to MRAFVTGSTGLLGNNLVRLLIQQGYEVIALARNAEKAKRMFGETGPRIVVGDMNDVEAFAPEMAGCDVLFHTAAYFREALGSGDHWPMLEKLNITNTVRLFELAEQQGVGKIIHTSSNNTISKRPDGKPGNESDVAQPEKTVHLYGRSKVLGDRAIAAFMKTHDIPVVTVMPGWMFGPGDAAPTSGGRFVLDFVNGRISGVFDSGFDVVDARDVATAMIIAASHVKGGERYIVSGHYTSLTELCRELETVTGIKAPSRRVPTAMIYFIAWMTERIAAVTKREANLTIDAVRVLTQKNKTSSAKAMKELRIRFRPLTETLHDTAQWYRNYRPDLIASK; encoded by the coding sequence ATGCGGGCGTTTGTGACGGGAAGCACGGGGTTGCTTGGGAACAATTTGGTTCGATTGCTCATTCAGCAGGGATATGAGGTCATTGCACTGGCAAGAAACGCCGAAAAAGCGAAGCGGATGTTTGGTGAGACCGGCCCGCGGATCGTTGTCGGAGATATGAACGACGTGGAAGCATTCGCTCCGGAGATGGCCGGCTGCGACGTCCTGTTCCATACCGCGGCTTACTTCCGCGAAGCATTAGGGAGCGGGGATCATTGGCCGATGCTGGAAAAGCTCAACATTACGAATACGGTCCGGTTGTTCGAGCTGGCCGAGCAGCAAGGAGTAGGGAAAATTATTCACACGAGCAGCAACAATACGATAAGCAAACGGCCGGACGGCAAGCCGGGCAATGAGAGTGATGTGGCTCAGCCGGAGAAAACCGTTCATCTGTACGGACGAAGCAAAGTACTGGGGGACCGGGCAATTGCGGCGTTTATGAAGACCCATGACATCCCGGTCGTAACGGTCATGCCGGGCTGGATGTTCGGCCCTGGCGATGCGGCGCCGACAAGCGGCGGAAGATTCGTGCTCGACTTTGTGAACGGCCGTATTTCCGGTGTGTTCGATTCCGGCTTTGACGTTGTCGACGCCCGCGACGTCGCGACCGCTATGATTATAGCCGCATCCCATGTAAAGGGAGGGGAACGTTACATTGTGAGCGGGCATTATACGAGCTTAACGGAGCTCTGCCGTGAGCTTGAAACAGTGACCGGCATTAAAGCTCCGTCGCGCCGGGTGCCGACGGCAATGATTTACTTCATCGCATGGATGACGGAACGGATTGCGGCGGTCACCAAGCGCGAAGCCAACTTGACGATCGATGCCGTTCGCGTCTTAACACAGAAGAATAAGACCAGCTCGGCCAAGGCGATGAAAGAGCTCCGAATCCGCTTCAGACCGCTCACGGAGACGCTTCACGACACTGCGCAATGGTACCGGAATTATCGACCTGATTTGATTGCATCGAAATAG
- a CDS encoding NAD-dependent epimerase/dehydratase family protein, whose amino-acid sequence MSKTVLITGGLGYVGGRIAQYMEQTTEYTVKIGTRRKDISPPSWLKRGTIEPMNLLSEDDLDRACESVDIIIHMAAVNEIESLANPEQAVAINTLGTMKLLQAAERAKVNKFVYFSTAHIYGPLTGTITEDTVPQPVHPYAITHLAAEHFILAEHAKGKLEGLIIRLSNGFGVPALDHVDRWTLIANDLCRQAATAKKLELRSSGLQYRDFVTLTDVSRAVVHLLEQIDPTYPDRIFNVGGECSIQIIDLVNTIIERCSAVLEYTPSLYLPEPTKPEQLPPPLDYRIDRLKKTGFTLYKPLHDEIDATLRYCQTIFQT is encoded by the coding sequence ATGAGTAAGACGGTACTCATTACTGGAGGACTGGGATATGTCGGAGGGCGCATAGCACAATATATGGAACAAACGACCGAATATACGGTTAAAATCGGAACTCGGCGGAAAGACATCTCCCCTCCTTCTTGGCTAAAGCGGGGTACAATCGAACCGATGAACCTTCTGTCGGAAGACGATTTGGACCGAGCCTGTGAGTCGGTGGACATTATCATCCATATGGCAGCCGTCAATGAAATTGAATCACTGGCAAACCCGGAGCAAGCGGTAGCGATCAACACTTTGGGCACGATGAAATTGCTTCAGGCCGCGGAACGGGCTAAGGTGAACAAATTCGTATATTTCTCAACTGCCCATATTTATGGCCCTTTAACCGGAACGATCACCGAGGACACTGTTCCTCAGCCCGTTCATCCTTATGCCATTACCCACTTGGCTGCTGAACACTTTATTCTTGCGGAACACGCCAAAGGAAAGCTGGAAGGACTCATTATCCGGCTATCCAACGGATTTGGAGTTCCGGCGTTGGATCATGTCGATCGTTGGACGTTAATTGCTAACGACTTGTGCCGGCAAGCCGCAACGGCAAAGAAGCTGGAGCTGCGCTCTTCCGGTCTGCAGTACAGAGATTTCGTCACTTTAACCGATGTTAGCCGAGCCGTCGTTCATCTTCTGGAGCAAATCGATCCCACTTATCCTGACCGGATATTCAATGTTGGCGGAGAATGTTCGATACAAATTATCGATTTAGTGAACACGATCATAGAGAGATGTTCCGCCGTCCTTGAATATACGCCTTCTTTATATTTACCTGAGCCAACCAAACCAGAGCAGCTGCCGCCGCCCCTGGACTATCGAATCGACCGTTTGAAGAAAACCGGATTCACCTTATACAAGCCGCTCCATGACGAAATTGATGCCACTCTTCGTTATTGCCAGACAATTTTTCAAACCTGA
- a CDS encoding Ldh family oxidoreductase, translating into MKKEPALYTPERLQAFAGRVLVLLGVPEADARLTAHALLQADLEGVESHGISRLPIYAKRLREGRIRANPDIRIVRTGSVLKVDGDNGLGQVVSARAVEETIPLAREAGIAAAFVRGSNHFGAASYYCRIACEANLAMIAMTNSPPAIAPWGGKSPFFGTNPIAFGFPTGHGAPIIADLSSSVAARGKVILAKASDRSIPPGWAIDEDGYETTDPAKALRGTMLPIGGAKGYALAMSIEMLTGILSGAAFGPHVGSIYNDSDGEANVGHSFILLDISKWMDMETYLQETDRMIGEVTGSPRNADADRIYYPGERRQNEYARRKSQPLKLTEQTEAELLQLGSELGIPFE; encoded by the coding sequence ATGAAAAAGGAACCGGCTTTATATACGCCGGAGCGGCTGCAAGCTTTCGCCGGGCGCGTCCTTGTGCTTTTAGGTGTGCCGGAGGCGGATGCGCGGCTGACGGCGCACGCTCTGCTGCAGGCCGATTTGGAAGGGGTTGAAAGCCACGGGATCAGCCGGCTTCCGATTTACGCCAAGCGGCTGCGCGAAGGCCGGATCCGCGCCAACCCCGACATCCGCATCGTCAGGACCGGCTCTGTCCTGAAGGTGGACGGGGATAACGGGCTTGGGCAGGTCGTTTCGGCAAGAGCAGTGGAAGAGACGATACCGCTCGCCCGGGAAGCGGGAATCGCCGCCGCGTTCGTGCGCGGCAGCAATCACTTCGGGGCGGCGTCGTATTACTGCCGGATCGCTTGCGAGGCCAATCTGGCGATGATCGCGATGACGAATTCGCCTCCGGCGATTGCCCCGTGGGGCGGGAAATCGCCGTTTTTCGGCACCAATCCGATTGCCTTTGGGTTTCCGACCGGACATGGAGCGCCGATCATCGCCGATCTGTCCTCCAGTGTGGCGGCACGCGGAAAAGTGATTCTGGCGAAAGCGTCTGACCGCAGCATTCCGCCCGGTTGGGCGATTGATGAAGACGGTTATGAAACGACCGATCCGGCCAAAGCGCTGCGGGGGACGATGCTTCCGATCGGAGGCGCCAAAGGCTACGCGCTTGCCATGTCGATCGAAATGCTAACCGGCATATTAAGCGGAGCGGCCTTCGGCCCGCACGTGGGCAGTATCTATAACGATTCGGACGGTGAGGCCAACGTTGGCCACAGCTTCATCCTGCTCGATATTTCCAAATGGATGGATATGGAAACGTATTTGCAGGAGACGGACCGGATGATCGGCGAAGTGACCGGCTCTCCGCGAAATGCGGATGCGGACCGGATTTATTATCCAGGCGAGCGCAGGCAGAATGAGTACGCCCGGCGCAAATCGCAGCCGCTCAAGCTGACGGAGCAAACGGAAGCCGAGCTGCTGCAGCTCGGAAGCGAGCTGGGTATTCCGTTCGAATAG
- a CDS encoding tripartite tricarboxylate transporter substrate binding protein produces MFGKKKKRTITGILLLAAAVALSGCSGARQSADNYPTKPIELVAPYSAGGGVDLVMRAVAEYLGKEWGQTITVVNKPGGGGAIGAQYALKEAPKDGYTVLAVNNSNTTMLTAGSKNPAVKLEDQIFGAMIAGDALAYAVKADAPWKDFKEFSDWVKQHPEQLTWTSVGAAGFSSFGVAEWLNAIGADFTKTRMVTSKGASDSVPKVAGGHAVLAVHTVGEMYAMAEAGKIRILAVQSPERSPLLPNVPTTAEQGLPDLAVKWWTGISFPKGTPDAVINKWQDALEKMEQDPVFIEQLRKIHLNPAYQNSEQFVKTINEETARSTEIAEKNGIRK; encoded by the coding sequence ATGTTTGGGAAAAAGAAAAAGCGTACGATTACCGGCATCCTGCTGCTTGCCGCAGCCGTAGCACTAAGCGGATGCTCGGGAGCACGCCAGTCGGCGGACAACTATCCGACGAAACCGATCGAACTGGTCGCACCCTACTCGGCCGGAGGCGGAGTCGATCTTGTCATGCGCGCAGTAGCCGAGTACTTGGGCAAGGAATGGGGACAAACGATCACGGTCGTCAACAAGCCCGGGGGAGGCGGCGCCATCGGCGCCCAATATGCGCTCAAAGAAGCGCCCAAAGACGGTTATACGGTGCTCGCGGTCAACAATTCCAATACGACGATGCTGACGGCGGGCAGCAAAAATCCGGCGGTGAAGCTGGAAGACCAAATTTTCGGCGCGATGATCGCCGGGGATGCGCTCGCTTACGCCGTTAAAGCGGATGCCCCTTGGAAAGATTTTAAGGAATTTTCCGACTGGGTGAAGCAGCATCCGGAGCAGCTGACGTGGACGAGTGTCGGTGCGGCCGGCTTCTCTTCCTTCGGCGTGGCGGAGTGGCTTAACGCGATCGGGGCGGATTTTACGAAAACGCGGATGGTCACGTCCAAGGGGGCCAGCGATTCCGTACCGAAGGTGGCCGGGGGTCATGCCGTGCTGGCGGTACACACGGTCGGCGAAATGTATGCGATGGCCGAGGCGGGCAAAATCCGGATTTTGGCCGTTCAATCCCCCGAGCGCAGCCCGCTGCTGCCGAATGTTCCGACGACTGCGGAGCAGGGTCTGCCCGATCTGGCCGTTAAATGGTGGACGGGAATATCGTTTCCGAAGGGCACTCCGGATGCGGTTATTAACAAGTGGCAGGATGCTTTGGAAAAAATGGAGCAGGACCCGGTGTTTATCGAGCAGCTGCGCAAAATTCATTTGAACCCCGCGTATCAAAATTCGGAGCAGTTTGTGAAAACGATCAACGAGGAAACCGCGCGCAGCACGGAAATTGCCGAGAAGAACGGCATCCGAAAGTGA
- a CDS encoding tripartite tricarboxylate transporter permease, whose amino-acid sequence MDSLNMLLSGFGEAVSPLNLLIAALGAAIGTFVGVLPGLGPTSAIAILLPMTAVIAPDQGIIMMAGIYYGAMYGGSTTAILLNIPGETSSVPTCLDGYPLAKQGKAGAALGVAAIASFTAGLIGLVGLVFFAPLLADQALKFGPPEYFALMILALAVTVNMTGYSLVKSLIMGAFGFLVSFVGLGASSGVPRFDFGIDSWVGGIEMTSVLIGLFALTEVFKGIEEKRAAVKQEKIGRSYPSLAELRQTSGPMLRGGLIGFVLGLLPGCSPTVTSFLSYDVEKKISKNRARFGKGAIEGVAAPEAANNATSSAGFIPLLALGIPASPPLAVLLAGLMIYGMEPGPLLFEKNAGFVWTVIASMFIGNLFLLILNLPMVGLWAKLTKVPFQVMGPLILLISFIGSYSVRNSLFDVGVTLFFGALGYLFHKFHWPVIPFILCLVLGPMLETSFIQSVQISGGSLAIFVTHPISLTILVAAALLLAVSIVLMQRTKRRLHQEGVHELEIV is encoded by the coding sequence ATGGATTCGCTGAACATGCTGCTGTCCGGCTTTGGCGAGGCGGTAAGCCCGCTTAATCTGCTTATTGCCGCGCTCGGCGCGGCGATCGGGACATTTGTCGGGGTGCTGCCGGGACTAGGCCCGACGTCCGCGATTGCGATTCTGCTCCCGATGACAGCCGTCATCGCGCCCGATCAAGGCATTATTATGATGGCCGGCATTTATTACGGGGCGATGTACGGCGGTTCAACGACGGCGATTTTGCTCAATATTCCCGGCGAAACGTCGTCCGTGCCGACCTGTCTGGACGGATATCCGCTCGCCAAGCAGGGAAAAGCGGGAGCCGCTTTGGGAGTCGCGGCCATCGCTTCTTTTACCGCCGGCTTGATCGGCCTCGTCGGCCTCGTGTTTTTCGCGCCGCTGCTCGCGGACCAGGCATTGAAATTCGGCCCGCCGGAGTATTTCGCTTTAATGATCTTGGCGCTTGCGGTGACCGTCAATATGACCGGTTACTCGCTCGTGAAGTCGCTCATAATGGGCGCGTTCGGATTTTTGGTATCGTTCGTCGGCCTCGGGGCGTCGTCGGGAGTGCCGCGGTTTGATTTCGGCATTGACTCCTGGGTCGGCGGCATCGAAATGACAAGCGTGCTGATCGGGCTGTTTGCGCTCACCGAAGTATTCAAAGGAATCGAAGAGAAGCGGGCGGCGGTCAAGCAGGAGAAGATCGGAAGAAGCTATCCGAGCTTGGCGGAGCTGCGTCAAACATCGGGCCCGATGCTGCGCGGCGGCCTGATCGGCTTCGTATTGGGGCTGCTGCCGGGATGCTCGCCGACCGTTACATCTTTTCTGTCCTACGACGTCGAGAAAAAGATTTCCAAAAACCGCGCCCGCTTCGGAAAAGGAGCGATCGAAGGCGTAGCGGCGCCGGAGGCCGCCAACAACGCAACGAGTTCGGCGGGGTTCATCCCGCTGCTTGCGCTCGGCATTCCGGCTTCGCCGCCGCTTGCCGTGCTGCTTGCCGGTCTGATGATTTACGGCATGGAGCCGGGACCGCTGCTGTTTGAAAAAAATGCCGGTTTCGTCTGGACCGTCATCGCCAGCATGTTTATCGGCAACCTTTTTCTGCTCATCTTGAACCTGCCGATGGTCGGTTTATGGGCGAAGCTGACCAAAGTGCCGTTTCAAGTGATGGGCCCGCTCATCCTGCTGATCAGCTTCATCGGCTCTTACTCCGTGCGCAACAGCTTGTTCGATGTGGGAGTTACGCTCTTCTTCGGAGCGCTCGGTTATCTTTTTCACAAATTCCACTGGCCGGTCATTCCGTTTATATTGTGCCTTGTGCTCGGACCGATGCTGGAGACTTCGTTTATCCAATCCGTGCAAATTTCCGGAGGCAGCCTGGCGATATTCGTTACCCACCCGATCAGCTTGACGATTCTGGTCGCGGCTGCGCTGCTGCTGGCCGTTTCCATTGTGCTCATGCAGCGGACGAAGCGGAGACTGCACCAGGAAGGCGTTCATGAGCTGGAAATCGTTTGA
- a CDS encoding helix-turn-helix transcriptional regulator yields the protein MVKCHISNNIRSLRFNKNEMTQQQLADLVGVTRQTIVAIEKGKYSPSLELAFRIARVFNLHVEEVFTYEEEHD from the coding sequence ATGGTCAAATGTCACATCAGCAACAACATTCGTAGTCTGAGGTTCAACAAGAACGAGATGACCCAGCAACAACTGGCCGATCTAGTAGGTGTGACAAGGCAAACAATAGTTGCGATTGAAAAAGGCAAATACTCGCCTTCGTTAGAGTTGGCTTTCCGCATTGCGCGCGTATTCAATCTTCATGTCGAGGAGGTCTTCACTTACGAGGAAGAACATGATTAA